From Canis lupus baileyi chromosome X, mCanLup2.hap1, whole genome shotgun sequence:
GATACCTTCACAAAAGTTTGACAAAAGGCATCTAAGCCACCTCTACCACCTGCAACAATCACCCTAGTCTTCCCTTCCCCAAGTCAGGATAAGGAGACAGGTAAGCATAAGAAGTAAAGAAATGTGGGAGCCATTGACCTTGTGGGGAGGTCAGTATTGTTCATTGTAACAACACCAGTGATACTTACAACTTATATAATACTTCTTAGTTATTGCCTAAttcttctaagcactttacatatactAACTGAATTAATACTTATAATGCTATTATTAGGAAACTAAGGAGTAcagaggttaagtagcttgcccaaagtcacacaggaaATAGTGGATATAGAATTTTGAATAAGGTACTATGACTCCAGAGTTGGCACACAGTGAAAGTCAATTCTATCACTTTTTCATGGATAAGAGCAAGACTATAGATTCCTCCCTCTTTTAAACCAAgtggatctttaaaaataataaataaataaaataaaaaaccaagtgGAAGTGGAAGCTCTAAGAGAATCATATACAGAGAGAGGTCTGTAAGAAGCGGATACTGGTGTACAATCTCCAGTTAGATCACTGCTTATCTTGTTGATCCAAAAGGGATGGCAAGGTGAAAATAGAGACATAGTTTACTCCTACTTTTGCTATGGCAAGAATGGGTGAATTTCCCTGTGGGTTAGGTAGACACCTGGCTAACTTGGTGGTTCCTTTTACAATATGACTTTACATGGGGTGAAGGGAATCTATAAGCAATCTGTTCTAGAATtgtacaaaatatacaaaaataaaaaaatgacaaaaattatggACAGACAGGGATCAGGCATATACTTCTGCCTTGAAGAACCTGATAACTGGGACTTtggggaggctcagtggttgagcgtctgcctttggctcagggcatgatcctggaatcccaggatccagtcccacatcaggctccctgtatggagcctgcttctcactctgcctatgtctctgcctctctctctctctctctctctctctctgtgtgtgtgtctgtcatgaataaataaataaaatctttaaaaaaaccttatcACTGGACAAATATATCAAACAACTACAATTGTTTTCAGACTCTACACAACTGAGAGCATGACAGTGTGGTCCCTGACAGAAGAGAAGCAATCAAGATGAGCTCTATGATTGCTTTAGATTTTTGACTAAAGGTATGCCCATTTGTATTGGACTAAGTAAACAACACCATGAGGTAACTTGAATTTACAGGAACAAATGAAGACAACAAGAAATGGGAAATAAGAAGGTCAACATAGCAAACTCTGCAACATACTTTTTGGCCTTTCTTTTCTCAGCTTTTATATAGTAGGCATAAAATTATATTGTCATAATTATAACTATGTATTTTTGGGTTTCTAACATATTTAGATGTAATATGTATAACAATAACTAtacaaaaaagaagagggaatagAATTATATAGAAGTAACATAACTATGTTACACTGGAATTAAGTTAATATAAATGTGAAGTAAATCTTGATAGGCGTATATGGTAACACCAGGGGTAAgcactaagaaaataaataaaaatatatagtaaaaaatatcaaaaaaaaaacaaaaatgttataataaaaaaatacttaatgcaAAAGGAAGCTGTAAAgtaggaaaaaaggaacaaaaagacttgaaagatatataaaacaaaagaaatatggTAGATGTGAATACAATTCTAccaataataacattaaatgtaaGTAGATTAAACAATCTAGGAAAGAGATTGTAAAAttggatataaaaacaaaatactttatcAAAATACTTTCTACAGACGAAAAACTTTATACTCAAAGGTACATataagttaaaagtaaaaggatgagaaaaagtAAATTATGCAAATAGATAGATCCCCAAACCTGACAAtgacatcacaagaaaactacagatcagggcagccccggtggcgcagcggtttagcgccgcctgcagtcggaggtgtgatcctggagacgcggggtcccgcgtcgggctccctgcgtggagcctgcttctctctctgcctgtgcctctgcctctctctctctctctctctgaataaataaataaaaattaaaaaactacaGATCAATGACTTTTATGATATAGATGCAGATaccctcaataaaatactagcaagctgaatttaaaaacatttaagaattatataccatgaccaagcaGAGTTAATCTCAAGAAAGTCAATATATGTATGcatcatattaatagaataaaaaaacccaccacattaccatttcatttcatcattttattttagtgaacAGCACaaggatgtttttttttaaaaaaatacaacagctcttcataataatgaagaaaactctcaaaaaagtagaaatagaggAAATATCCTCAACCTGATGAAGGACATAtaagaaaaacccacagctaacattatggTTGCTGGCAAAAGAATGAATGCTTTCCTCTTATgaacaggaacaagacaaagatgcctgCTTTCACCACTTCTAGTCAACATTGTATTGGCGGTTCCGGACAGGacaattaggcaaaaaaaaacccatgaaatCAAAAGTATCCAGAttggaaagggagaaatgaaTCCATCTCTATTTGCAGGCAACAGGATCTTACACAtaggaaatcattaaaaaatccaCAAGAAAGGTACCAGaggtaataaatgaattcaaagcTGCAGGGTATAAGATCAACACACAAAACCAGTAGTGTTTATATATACCGATGacaaacaatctgaaaaggaaattaaggaaaaattctaTTTACAGTATCatcaaaaaaatacttaggaagacATTTAACAAAAAAGTGTAAATCTTATACTCTGAAATTACAGAGAATTATTGAAATACAGTAAAGACCTAagtaaatagaaagacattccatattCATAGATTGGAGGATTAAATTGTTAAAACGGCAATATTTCTCAAAgagatctacagattcaatgcaatctctaccaAAAGCTTAATTaccttttatgaataaatgaaaaagtagactttcaaatacataataGCATTACAAGGAACCTAGAATAACGAAAATAATCTTGtcaaagaagaacaaagatggaggaattacacttcttgatttcaaatctTAGTACAAgtctataataatcaaaacaggatGGTACTGGCAAAGGATATACACACaagtcaatggaatagaattgaaactccagaaataagcccatatATTATCGTCATTTGATTTTTAGAATGGCACCAAGATAatttgatggggaaaaaaatcaaattttcaacaaattgtACTGGGAGAACAGGATACCACTTGCAAGAGAATAAAGCTGAACTctcaccatatacaaaaattaactcaaaatgaatcacagacctaagtgtaagaaacaaaactataaaacccttagaagagaacataagcataaatctttgtgaccttaaCTTAGACAATGGTTTCTTATATATGACATCAACAGCacaaaaaacataattaaaaataaataaatcaggtaTCTTCATCATCCATATCGGGAACCAAGTAGTACTGTAATGGATTTAGCCAAATATCATCTTTGATGACCTCTCCTAAGTCATCTGCACCTGCATCAGAATGGTCAGTAAACCAAGTGAAGAAGCTCTCTGGTTCCTCCTGCTGCCTCTTCCTGCTGGCTTTATTCTATGTTTGACTTGAACATTTCGTCAAATCCTTTCCagatttccatttgatttcaGTGGACTTTGAGGATGGATCACCACTCTCATTCAGATGCAATTCTTTAGAGAGAACTTTATTTTCGAAGTAAggattttcatcaaaataaaaacctgattTAATATCTTCAAATTCTGTCACTTCAACTCTTGTCAAATAATGCATCgcctcttcatcctcctccccaAGCAGTGCAGACACTTGTGGATGGTTGACAAATGTTGTCACCCAAAAATTGGGGATTTGGGCCATCAATTCTGACCTCTTCTGAAAAAATGGTTGGCGGAGTTTGTTATATTTCTGTTCTAGTTTCAAAATCTCCTCACTGATTTGTTCATTAAGTCTGtctatttcattttgtacttCATCAGTATGTTCAATTGcttcttgctgttctttttctgaggtcTCCATGGTCCCGTGGTGGTTGGAGTGGAGCTCCTTTTTACTGACTTTGGCCTCCAAAGTCAAAGTGGCTCTGCTCCgcggttggggggtggggagggagcggAGAGATGGAGAAGGGAAGGCGTAGAGTGAGGGCATAGACTTCCCCTCACGCCACTTGTGCGCAGGCGCGCTCGCGGGGGCCAGCTTCCTCCACTAGGCGCTCGCGGGTTCTCTCGCTCTCGCTCCCCCAGGTAGGCGCGCGCTGCCTTCGCTGCCTGACGACGAGGGTGGTGTTGGGGCGGCTAGTCTGCAGGGCTCCTGCTAATGGAGGGGAAGCGGCGGCGGCCGGTGGGCAGGCTGCTCGCTCGCCTGCCTCACTCACGCTTGGGTCAATTGGTTTTCAACAAAGTTGCCAAGATATCTCCTCACAGGGTATCTGTGATCTTCACctcatgcacaaaaaaaaaataatttgaaattgatCATACACGTgaatataaaacctaaaactatgggggcacctgggtggctcagtggttgagcatgtaccttcagctcagggcgtgatccccgggtcctgggaccaagtcccacatcgggctccccatggggagcctgtttctccctctgcctacgtctctgcctctctctgtgtgtctctcatgaataaataaataaaccctttaaaaaaaaaccctaaaactatgaaactttttaattatgAGGTGAGTAGTAAACTCTAGGATCTCACCATTACTGCTCTTGGTGTCTATCACGTTGAGTTTTGAAATGGTGTCTTAGATCATACTTCTGTAGACGAAAAGAAATCTTAtgagttttaaagtattttattacaaaatataacccagaaacataaaaaatgtaaacattagtGAAATAGTATAAGGTGAGCACTCTTAATAACCATAACtcagatcaataaataaaacttccagCCACCCCAGAAGCTCCTCTATATGCTccatcccttttaaaaaaaaagattttatttatttattcatgagggacacagagaggcagagacataggcagagagagaagcaggctccctgcgggaatgCAATGTGaaactggatcccagatcccagaaccctgggatcaccacctgagacaaaggcagctgctaaacgactgagccacccaggtgcccctatttgccCCATCCTAATTGAAGCTTCCCTTTTTTACCTTGAAAAGTAACCACTATCCTGACTTTTGCAGTAATCACATTCTTTGGTTTCTTTGTCCTTATCTTCCAAGTATGCATACCTAGACATTATAGTTTAGTCttgctctttaaaaatgtttatatttatttaaggtCCCTACTAATGTACAGATTTttg
This genomic window contains:
- the LOC140628812 gene encoding LOW QUALITY PROTEIN: protein SET-like (The sequence of the model RefSeq protein was modified relative to this genomic sequence to represent the inferred CDS: substituted 1 base at 1 genomic stop codon), whose translation is MPSLYAFPSPSLRSLPTPQPRSRATLTLEAKVSKKELHSNHHGTMETSEKEQQEAIEHTDEVQNEIDRLNEQISEEILKLEQKYNKLRQPFFQKRSELMAQIPNFWVTTFVNHPQVSALLGEEDEEAMHYLTRVEVTEFEDIKSGFYFDENPYFENKVLSKELHLNESGDPSSKSTEIKWKSGKDLTKCSSQTXNKASRKRQQEEPESFFTWFTDHSDAGADDLGEVIKDDIWLNPLQYYLVPDMDDEDT